TCCCTCGCCTCGCTTCCATCACTCACTCCACTTTCTTGCCGTTCCCTTCATCGAGCGCTTTCCGTTCCATCCCCAaatcgaccccccccccccccccgccccaaCCCTAACCCTACCCTACCCCCGCCACCATGTCCGCCCACATCGACCTCAACAACTCCTCCGAAGCCCTGCCGCCGCCcaagcgcggccgcggccgcccccgCAAGAACCCTCCGccccccgcccgcccgcgccctcCGGATCCCGGCGCCCCCAGGGTCGGCGGCTTCGCGCCGGGCGACATGGTCTGGGGCAAGAAGCTCACCCACGCCGCATGGCCCGGCCTCGTCTactccgccggcggcgacggcaccgGCCACCACGGCCAGCTCCTCGTCTCCTACTTCGGCGACAAGGCCTTCGCCTGGTGCGACGCCGCCGAGCTCAGGCCCTACGAGCCCTACTTCCCAGTCGCCGAGCTctacgacgacggcggcgacgacttCCACGCTGCCGTCGAGGCCTCCCTCGACGAGTTCTCCCGCCGCGTCCAGGACGCCCTCGCCACCCCCGCCCGCCCCTTTGTCCCCGCCGATTTCCTCACCTCGCTTCACGACCTGGCCGCCGATCGCACCGGCTTCACCAACAGGGTGCAGGCAGCCATCGCCAAGGCGCATCTCAGGGCATTCGACGCCTTCAGGGCACTGCCGGACCCCCCCAACTACACCATTGAGCTCGGCCTGCTCCCCCTCACGCCTACCAAATCCACCACCACGGATGCTAATGACGCCGCCACGCCCAGGAGGggcaggaagaggaaggacgaaGCCGTCAGGGATGACTCCGATGAGGACTGGGACCCCAGCAAGAAGGGGGGCACTGACTCTGAATCCGACCTCGGTTCCGACCGCAAGAGAGggtccaggggcaggggcaggggcgctGCTGCGCCTTGTGCAAGGCCACGGGGGAGGCCCAGGAAAACCGATGCCTGCAGGGACACACACCtcaaggatgaggagatggaAGACAGACTCGAGTATCCGCCCGCTGCTGACATGCTGCTGCAGCTTCTCTCCGTTGCCGCTGATCCTGTCAACGGTAGTCATGGCTTGGTTCCTGTCATCGTTAGCTTCTTCTCAAAGCACAAGGACTCTGAAGCGCCCAGTGTTTATGAAGATAAAGAGCTGCTCCAGACTTTCGGTTGCAAGAAGGGTAGGAAAAAGTCAGCTGGGAGCTTGGGCCCAGCTACAAGTCCAGAAGCCGACAACCATCTGATCGCCGCCGCGGATGGTCAGAGGGGCCGGAGGAAGTCCGCGGGGAGCTTGTACTCAGCTAGGAAGGCTGAGGACTCATACTGGTGTGATATCATCATCAGCGATTTTGATGATGGAGATAGTGATTATGAAGGCCGCAAGAGGAAGCGCCACCCTCACAACACTAACAGGAGTGCCAATAAGAAGATGAAGCAGGAGGAGGCACCTCAAGATGCGGCATCTACAGATCATCCTCCGGCAGATGCAAATCATCCAGCTTCTGCAGATTGTCCGCTGGACGCGAAACCTGCAGATGGCCCAGCAGCCTTGATTTTACATTTTAGCAGTCCAGAAGCTATCCCTTCTGTGGATGACATCAATAGCATATTCCGCATACATGGACCTATCGTGGAGAGTGAGACTGAGATCACTAAGAAGTTGAAGATTGCAAAAGTAGTTTTCTCTAGGCGTGCTGATGCAGAGCGGGCATTTAGCAGTTCGGGAAAGTACAGTGCATTCGGTCCATCGCTGCTCACCTATGAAATTCAATACTTGCCATCCGCGCCTCAGGTTTCTTAAGTGCTGCGGTCTGAACTTGATATGCTGTAATTCAGAGGTACATGTTCTTTGACTGATGCCAACTATATTTGCTGATTCTTTTGCTTATCAAATTTGCATGGTGTGAATTCAGGAAATGCACCATGAAGTCTGGAGCAATGGAGCATTAATTGGTGTACCTGACTTAGAGTTAGGATCGCCCACTGACCAGGTCACATTAGTCACTGAGTGGGTGAGCAAACTTTAGGCTTTCTGCAGATACATGCCTGGTTGTGTGCTTGGTATCAAAGTTAGCTTATGTTGAATTATTAGATGGTAGAGTAAACTGTGCGCATCCTCCCACGTTAGCATATTATCCTTTTTGTATTGCACAGCTGTGGATCTCTCTATTATGTGGTCTctttagctatttatttgattgtgCCAAGCTAGTTAAGTAGATCTGGAACTTCCATGATGGATGAGCTGAACCCGCGTTATTATCCATGGGCATATGTGATATACCTATGGTACTACGCAAGTGCATATGCACAATG
This portion of the Panicum virgatum strain AP13 chromosome 2N, P.virgatum_v5, whole genome shotgun sequence genome encodes:
- the LOC120662266 gene encoding uncharacterized protein LOC120662266, yielding MSAHIDLNNSSEALPPPKRGRGRPRKNPPPPARPRPPDPGAPRVGGFAPGDMVWGKKLTHAAWPGLVYSAGGDGTGHHGQLLVSYFGDKAFAWCDAAELRPYEPYFPVAELYDDGGDDFHAAVEASLDEFSRRVQDALATPARPFVPADFLTSLHDLAADRTGFTNRVQAAIAKAHLRAFDAFRALPDPPNYTIELGLLPLTPTKSTTTDANDAATPRRGRKRKDEAVRDDSDEDWDPSKKGGTDSESDLGSDRKRGSRGRGRGAAAPCARPRGRPRKTDACRDTHLKDEEMEDRLEYPPAADMLLQLLSVAADPVNGSHGLVPVIVSFFSKHKDSEAPSVYEDKELLQTFGCKKGRKKSAGSLGPATSPEADNHLIAAADGQRGRRKSAGSLYSARKAEDSYWCDIIISDFDDGDSDYEGRKRKRHPHNTNRSANKKMKQEEAPQDAASTDHPPADANHPASADCPLDAKPADGPAALILHFSSPEAIPSVDDINSIFRIHGPIVESETEITKKLKIAKVVFSRRADAERAFSSSGKYSAFGPSLLTYEIQYLPSAPQVS